ctatggactttgccTGATAATTACACACTAGTGTAAGTTTAAGAATTGCATTATTCTTGtgtaaaatgttaataatcaGAGATGTTATGCATATTTGCAGGCAAAGAGGTACATGGAAAATTTCTGTACCTCTTAATTTttctatgaacctaaaactgctctaaaaaagtctattttaaaaaacacattaatataaaaacaaaccaatTTGCATTGTCAGCAAAAAACTTGAACAGATACTTCATCAAAGACAACATATGGATGGCAAGTGAGattatgaaaatatgctcaaaatcATCAGTCACTggggaaatgcagattaaaataaTGAGATATACCACTACACATATTTTAGAATGGCCAAACTTGAAAAATCTGACAATACCAAATGATGGCAAAGACTGGAACAACTGAAATGATTATATATTGCTAATGAGAATGCAAAGTCTAGggtcactttagaaaacagtttagcagtttcttataaagctaaACATACACAGACTCAGTGACCTAGCCAACTtcctcctaggtatttacccaagagaaatgaaaatacatatttacaCATAAAGTACATGAGCGTTAATAGTGGCTTTCTCCAaagtcacacaaaaaaagaaaaccgaaAAACTGGAAACCACTTAAATCTCTTTCACCTGATAAATGGGTGAACAAATGATAGCCACACAGTAAAATActacagggatttccctgatggttcagtggtaaagaatctgcctgcagtgcaggagacagatgcATGTTCAGTTCCGgctggggaagattcccttgaggagggcatggcaacccgctccagtattattgcctggagaatcccaaggactgaggagcttggcaggctacagtccataaagtcgcaaagggtcggacacgactgaagtaactgagcacgcatgcatacaaAATACTACAGAACAATAAAAAGTATGAACTATTGAACAACATGCAACAATATGGGTGAATCTCAAAATAGTTATGTAAGGTACAGCTGGAGAGGAGGCAATGAAGAAAGGAAGACGACCTCAACTGAGacaggttacctttattcaggcaaggaggggcgacAGTCGGTCTAACCACCAGGCTGACCGCGAGCgggatcagggaggcttcatatttaaGGGGAGGTTTTTCAGAAGCTATATAGGAAGATTTAGTTAGGCGGGGCGTTCTGGGTAATCTTTAGCTGAGATGGCAGTTTGCGGATGAACGGAGACGGGTGGCGGGGtgagggaggggcggggagtGGTCCCTAGCAGGGGATTGAAAGCTCGGGCTGATGCAATCTGCTCTGAGTATCCGGGTGGGACTTGAAGTTCAGTCTTGTTTTCCCCAAGTCAGGTGGTTCAACAAGGGCCTTTGAGGTGTTTATCTCCTTTATCTAGGCCCGAGGTCTTTGAGGGCATTACCTCCTTTTTCCAGGCCCGAGGACTCCTTCAAgttatattaagtgaaagaagccatgtTAAAAAGGGTATATACTCTATGTTTCTGTTTACATAAcattatggaaaaggaaatattgaCAATATTGAccaaaaaaatcagtatttcccAGGAACTGCAAAGGAGGGCAGCACAAAGGAATTTGGGAAGGGAGTGTAGGATGGAACTGTTCTGAATCTCAAGTTTCATGTTTACATGATTGTATGACTTTTCAAAATGCTCTCATAAAATTTTGCAGTATTTAATCTATGTAAATTATGCCtcaaatattaaaagttttaaatgtcaATTAGATTTTTTCAGTCTTAGGAAGTGCAGCCTAAATGCCAAAGTTAGATGTTTGGAATTTAAACATTACAAAAACAAAGGAATACAAAATCTAAGttaaggatcagatcagatcagatcagatcagtcactcagtcgtgtctgactctttgcgaccccatgaatcgcagcacgccaggcctccctgtccatcaccaactcccggagttcactcagactcacgtccattgagttagtgatgccatccagccatctcatcctccgtcgtccccttctcctgcccccaatccctcccagcatcagagtcttttccaatgagtcaactcttcacatgaggtggccaaagtactggagtttcagctttagtatcattccttccaaagaaatcccagggctgatctccttcagaatggactggttggatctccttgcagtccaagggactctcaagagtcttctccaacaccacagttcaaaagcatcaattcttcggctctcagccttcttcgcagtccaactctcacatccatacatgaccacaggaaaaaccatagctaagGAGGTAAATCCTAAATAGAGAACTCCGTTTGATATCTATTTTCTTGTCCAAGTCCAGTCAATTCTCATACACAGGTATTTTTGCTTGTTTAGTTCCCCTTTATTCTCCCTTGATTCAAACTGAACTATCTCTGAATTCCTATAACCACCAAGGATACAGTGGATCTTTATCTTTTCCCTAAGTCaaacagagagaaataaatgcCTATATACGCAGACATAAGCACACACAAACGCTGAGCTTCAGACTCAGTATCTAGCATAGTATCTTGTTCCAGTAGATATTAATATTCTTGGTGATGTTTTGGGGCACCACCAGCTCTTCTATCCTTTCCTTACAAAAAAAGTATGCTGTcttctgacttttcatttttgATCCTGTTTTAGCTAGTATATACACTCTACTTTCTCTCTGTCCAAAcctactatgctgctgctgctgctaagtcacttcagtagtgtctgaccctgtgcaaccccataaacagcagcccaccaggctcctctgtccctgggattctccaggcaagaatactggagtgggttgccatttccttctccaatgcatgaaagtgaatagtgaaagtgaagtcgctcagtcatatccaactcgtagtgaccccaaggactgcagcctaccaggctcctctgtcaatgggattttccaggcaagagtactggagtggagtgccattgccttctccgaaacctaCTATACTTTGCTCTTAATATTTAAGACTAATCACGAACATGTGTAAACTCCAAAGCAGTATACTGCCAGCAAAGTTCATCAGAATACAACctaggaaaatatgaaagaaaaaagaaagattttttcctGCTACAAAAAATGCGAGATTTAGTTGTCAGTGTTTgttcacatttttgttttgttttcttttgctttgttatATATACCTCTATGGCTTCCTGTGAACTAGATAGCAGCTGTGGGTACACATCAAAGATACCATCTGTCTTAATAAGGCAATTATCACTTGAATCACCCTGATGCCTTACTGCTAGTGAGCAATGCTGAAAtgtcaagaaaactgaaaaactgtCAAGCAAATGAGACATTTTTTACATGATATTTACATATCAGGAAGTGATAAGATCTCCCTTTTTAGCTACTATGACTTGCCAACAAACATGTTGAAGAGAATAAAGAAGATTTAGAAGAAtggcttaatttttaaattaaattagaatttaaaataatagattaaCCTTGCATTTAAGCTACAATAACACATATTCTGATTTCAGTGCTCTCAGTGGAACAGGATCcaaaaataatcaaatcaatCCAGAATATATATACCCCTCTggaaaatcaaattaaaagagGAGTAGCAACAAGGGCTAAGATAacgtctttttatttttactactcTCTCCTGTACTGGAAGCATTTGTTTGCaaatctgagaaaagaaaataacaaagagagAAATAACTGCAAAGAAGAGTTGTAAAACtatttgttaaaatgcaaattgacagaaaaaagaaaatgaagtttaatCTTCACTCCATCCAAAATCTCTTGAGAGTGTTAGGTAATGAAAAACTGTAATACAAAACCAGCATAAGATAAAACAAAGAGGGAATAGAAATGCTGAAACTCAGCTTGCTTACTTGAACATGTGAGGGTCAGTACAGTCTACAGTAAAGACTGCATCTTGACAGTCAAGACAATGTGTGGTACTTATTAGTCCAAATTAAGAGTATTGTGAGCATCAAATGAGATACAAATATGAAAGAACTATAAACTTTAGAGTAGTATGTCAATAATATATCGAGGGTAATGATTATTATTAGTTTATACTGGAGTCCCAAAATTCTATTTCTCTAAAATTgccaaacaaaatcagaaattataataaatacaaaaggaaaaaaaaagaaaaagaaactaagtaCCCTTTAGAGTTACCTTTTTTTCTAGGTAACAGAGAATTCtttatcttattttcatttcattttcatttgttctatAAAATAGAGTAGGAGTTACCACTTATATTTTACTAGTACACTAGCATCTGTCATCTACTGGGTCAAGACCCTAGACTAATTTGTTATACTTTGTGATTCTAATACTCGGAATATTTTATCTCTGAGAACAATTTACAACTCTGTTTGAGGTGAGTAAATGTCTCTACCTTTTGATTAGTAGAGTGAGACCCAAGAGACCCAAGCAGTTCCCATACAGTGAATTCAGAGAAAAACTTAATGAAAAAATAACCCACAGTGgtaaaagaaactgagactcttTGAGCCTTATCTATCTTTCATTAGTGGGTTTAGATTTCCATGAAGACCTGATAATGGCTCAGTTCAACACTTCAGACTCAATTGTCAAATTGGACATAGTCTAGAAAGGAGGCTGGCCTGAAGAAAGTCCTAACCCTTACTCTACCCCTTACAAGCTGAGTTACTTTAGGGAAATCATATTTCCTTCTGGGTTTTTCTCCCTTTAATCTATAAATAAAGGGACACAAAGTCATTTTAAGCTCTAAAATTCTACCTTTTAACTGGATTGGTGAgtgtccttttccttctcccactcTGTGTGTCTTCTCCTGAAATAATGCTCTTAGCAAACATGTGTGACTTTTCCCTGACAGAGAAGGACTGCTTTTCTATTGTGAATATATAATTCccataagaaaagagaaagccaTGTAGAGAAAATGAAGTACCCTTGTGCATGTCTTAGATAAATAAACATTTGACTTACAAAAGAGTATTAGATACAAAACCTTGAAAAGCACACATAATATTTCTAGAAGACAGCAgttcttaggagaaaaaaaaaaactaacaaacttgccttcagttcagttcagtcactcagttgtgtccgactttttgtgaccccatggactgcagcactgccaggcttccctgtccatcaccaactcccagagcttgctcaaactcacgtccatcaagttggtgatgccatccaaccatctcatcctctgtcgtccccttctcctccagccttgaaactttcccagcatcagggtcttttccaatgagtcagttcttcgcatcaggtggccaaagtattggagtttcagcttcagcatcagtcgttccaatggatgttcaggactgatttcctttaggatggactggttggatctccttgcagtccaagggactctcaagagtcttttccaacaccacaattcaaaagcatcaattctttggtgctcagctttctgtatggtccagctttcacatccatacatgtctatgGTTTCCCAACTAACTGGTCTTGGGAAGCTGTAAAATTGATTTGGTTTTCTTGCATTGGTTTTTATATCACAAGAAGGTAACACAGTACTCCTGTAGCCAAAAAAGGATTACTGCAGTAGCAATAAtgtcatttttcaatttttaaactcAGTTACACCTCTTAAGAGAGCCAACCACCTACCTGATATATAGGTGACTGTGCTGTGCGACTACAGTAACAATGGAAAGGGCACATACAAactctcattctctctcatcaAACTTCCTTATTGGTTTAATGCCCAAAAATGCCTGTATGCCGCAAGTGGTTCCAAAATTTTAACCTTCATTTGATCAGTAAAAGTTCCAGAGAAAAAATTTAGATGGAAGTAGGGTCTAATTATAGGCAGccagatttttattttaccaaGTAAACATAAAAATCAGCTGCCATTTACTGTTTGCCATCATTTCATTAAGATTAGCACCAAAAAGGTAaagagtacatttttattttatttattttattttatttttttagtttacaatattgtattggttttgccatacatcaacatgcatctgccacaggtgtacatgtgttccccatcctgagccccccttccacgaccctccccataccatccctctgggtcatcccagtgcaccagccccaagcttcctgtatcccacatcgaacctggactggcgattcatttcttatatgatattatacatgttttaatgccattctcccaaatcatccccacctccctctcccacagagtccaaaagactgttctatacatctatgtctcttttgctgtctcgcgtacagggttgtcattaccatgtttctaaatttcatatattttctttagtaaactgtattggtgatttactttctggcttacttcactctgtataataggctccagtttcatccacctcattagaactgattcaaatgtattcttttcatccACAACCACCTGTGGCAGCCCAAGCGGCCCTCAGCACCAAAGAAGACTCAGACTCGCAAATGACCCCGGCGTGGCAAAGTCTGCGGACGCGCTGGCTGGGTGGATATTtattactttcttccttttgggtACGAAGTATGCAGAATCACAGACCTTTTTCAAAGAGGCTTCTAGACAACAAGAGAAAACCCCTCCCTGAGCCCCCGGCAGCAGGATGGGGGTGGAGCCGGGGCCCGATCGCTCCCAGCGGTCGCCCCGGCCCTGCTGCTCGGAGGCTCCCGGCCGGGGTGTGTCCCAGAGCTGCCAGCAGTGGGGTCCTTTTACTTGAAGTTCTCCTTCAGTGTAAATTAAAGTGATCTCCTTTGCTTCCTTGCCTCCCACCTCACCCCTTTTTGCACATGACCTGACCCCCCCGCTCTTGTGGCTGGCTGTGATCTCGCGGGATCACAGGACTGAGACTTGGTCTCGGGTCAGGGTGTTTGAATGTCTGTAGGAAAGGAGTTCATGGTGGGGAGTTGTTTTCATTTGAGAATTgtataatatttattgattgtgtCTACTGCCAACGTTTATATCCAATTctaagatttctgggaaaaaaaaaaaaaacaaaaattcttgttTCTTGCTGCTCAGAAAAAGTTTACTGAAAATAGCAGTTCCCTAAAAGCACTGAAATCTGCGGTCTGTCTTCTGCTGGAATAACGTTTACAAGTGCGGCGGGTTCCCCCGCCACGCAGTCACGAGGGAGGCACGGTACTCTGCTGGCGTCCACCCGGCTGGAGGCAGGCGAGCCGTGCCAACACAGCCCTCGCCCGGTACGTTGGGGGTCACACGCCCATGATTATTCACTTTAATAAAGACAGATTTTGgggtaaagtagaaaaaaaaaaatgtattctttttaacggctgagtaatactccattgtgtatatgtaccacagctttcttatctactcatctgctgatggacatctaggttgcttccatgtcctggctattataaacagtgctgcgatgaacattggggtacatgtgtctctttcaattctggtttcctccgtgtgtatgcccagcagcgcatttttaaattaatttctttaactggaggttaattactttacaatattgtgatggttttgccatacatcaacatgggtatacatgtgtctccccccatcctgaacccctcctcccacttcctttcccaccctgaatttttaaaataaatacatttatctgGGGACGCCCTCAGCCGCGCACCGCCACCGCCGGGCTCACGGAGCCGCCCCGGGAGGCTGGGTGGCGGGTTTGCGGCTGCCACCGGACTGAGGCCTACTCCGCCACCTCTCAGTGCTATTGTCCAGGGCCCGGCCCTGACCAGGCACACCGGAGAGGCGAGTGCACCAGCTCCACCGAAGATGCCAGACTAAGCCCTACAGCAGATGCTGGACAGAAGTTGCTGGGTGTGTTTTGCCACTGATGAAGATAATAAAACAGCTGAATGGGTGAGACCATGCAGATGCAGAGGATCTACAAAATGGGTTCACCAGGCTTGTCTACAGTGCTGGGTGgatgaaaaacaaagaggaaacagTACAGCCAGAGTGGCATGTCCTCAGTGCAATGCTGAATACTTAATAGTTTTTCCAAAGTTGGGTCCAGTTGTTTACATCTTGGATCTTGCAGATAGACTGATCTCAAAAGCCTGTCCATTTGCTGCAGCAGGAATAATGGTTGGCTCCATCTATTGGACAGCTGTGACTTACGGACAGGTGACAGTGATGCAGGTTGTAGGCCAGAAAGAAGGTCTGGATGTTATGGAGAGAGTTGAtcctttattccttttaattgGACTTCCTACTATTCCGGTCATGCTGATACTAGGCAAGATGATTCGCTGGGAGGACTATGTGCTTAGACTCTGGCGCAAATACTCAAATAAACCACAAATTTTGAACAGTATATTCCCAGGGATTGGTTGTCCTGTTCCTCGAATTCCAGCTGAGGCTAATCCTTTAGCAGATCATGTCTCTGCCACCCGAATTTTGTGTGGAGCCCTTGTTTTTCCTACTATTGTGACAATAGTTGGTAAACTAATGTTCAGTAGTGTTAACTCTAATTTACAAAGGACAATCTTGGGTGGAATTGCTTTTGTTGCCATTAAAGGAGCATTCAAGGTTTACTTCAAACAGCAGCAATATTTACGTCAGGCACATCGCAAAATCCTAAATTACCCAGAGCAAGAAGAAGCATAAAACTGCGACTTCTTGTTGTTCTGCAGTCCTCCCATTCTTAGGAGTCTGTTGTGTCGTTCTGATTCCATCATTGATGCACAGTAATGGAGACTTGTAATAAGCTGCTGCtctcatatttttaagaaatataataaagCACTTAGGGCAGGGGAAACCCCCTCAGTAATCACGGAACCTAAGGATGtgatttgttttccttgttttgtATGTACTTCTTTCATGGCGGTCATCTGAACCATTATCTTAGCATGGTGAACCTGagttttgttcatattttcctcAAGACAGAAATGTAAAGATCAAACtgtgcaaatatttaaaaatacacatgctATTTTATTCAAATGCCTCTTTTGTACATGTTCATGTTCAGTGTTTTCTTAGAATTAGCAACTCAATGAAGGTACTGTGAGGATTTTTCTCACTGGCATAATTTGATTACAGGctaagcagaagtatatgttaaTATGAGGAAATGTAAATTAGTTATAAATAATTAACAAACCAAAAATGTATGTAAACATTCAAATGATTATCTAAAGAAATGcaattttgttgtgtttttcttAACCCATGTGATGTCCTCCAAAATGTGTAGGGTAAAAATTCACAGGGCTTCCAGATCACTTTTTcactattaaattttatttatataatgttgACATCTCATAGTTCatgatgtaatttttttaattaattttattttatttttaaaccttacataattgtattagttttgccaaataacaaaatgaatccaccacaggtatacatgtgttccccatcctgaaccctcctccctcctccctccccataccatccctctgggttgtcccagtgcactagccccaagcatccagcatcgtgcattgaacctggactggcatctcgtttcatacatgacatttcacatgtttcaatgccattctcccaaatcttcccaccctctccctctcccacagagtccataagactgttctatacatcagtgtctcttttgctgtctcgtacacagggttatcgttaccatctttctaaattccatatatatgcgttagtatactgtattggtgtttttctttctggcttgcttcactctgtataataggctccagtttcatccacctcattagaactgattcaaatgtattctttttaatggctgagtaatactccattgtgtatatgtaccacagctttcttatccattcatctgctgatggacatctaggttgcttccatgtcctggcatgATGTAATTGTGACTCATGCAGTCTTAAttactgtgtgcgtgtgtgtgtatgtgtgtgtgagagagagagatagacagACAAactgacacagagacacagacatcagGTCCTTCCATCACTGGAGAAagttttttaattcatatttctaGAAAATAGAACTGACAGTTTATAGTAGTTTGAGCACAGAGAACGATTTGCAGAAAATCAATAGTTATTTTACTCTCCTCTCTCATCGATTCAGTTATTCAGGTATTTGCTGGTCACCTCCTGCTTGCCCAGGCATTATGCAAAGTGCTGTGTGGGATACAGTGGTGAACACAACAGACTTGGTTCCTGCTTTTATGTAGTTTACAGTCTAATTTCAACAGACAGAAAACCAGCAGTGAGTAAACCAAGGTGAGGCCTTGAGCTCTTTGTTTTTATACCAGTCAGTGAggaataattatgaaaataagaaGTCTTGAGCAAATATTAAGGTCATTGTTTTGTGAGATtattatgaggaaaaaaaatactaatgtttttaagtttaaattgcTTGTCATATTGAGGAGGCTAGCACCTTAATAATCACTGTATAACtagttttatattcatttttcaaaagcagTTATTTAAGCTGTTCAGTAGTGGCCCTTTTAATGTTCAGCAATCTGAATGGTCTTGGAGTTATTTTCAggaattaatattaaatttttaaagatagttCCAAAAAccctattt
The nucleotide sequence above comes from Bos javanicus breed banteng chromosome X, ARS-OSU_banteng_1.0, whole genome shotgun sequence. Encoded proteins:
- the LOC133243123 gene encoding LOW QUALITY PROTEIN: E3 ubiquitin-protein ligase MARCHF5-like (The sequence of the model RefSeq protein was modified relative to this genomic sequence to represent the inferred CDS: substituted 1 base at 1 genomic stop codon), with protein sequence MPDXALQQMLDRSCWVCFATDEDNKTAEWVRPCRCRGSTKWVHQACLQCWVDEKQRGNSTARVACPQCNAEYLIVFPKLGPVVYILDLADRLISKACPFAAAGIMVGSIYWTAVTYGQVTVMQVVGQKEGLDVMERVDPLFLLIGLPTIPVMLILGKMIRWEDYVLRLWRKYSNKPQILNSIFPGIGCPVPRIPAEANPLADHVSATRILCGALVFPTIVTIVGKLMFSSVNSNLQRTILGGIAFVAIKGAFKVYFKQQQYLRQAHRKILNYPEQEEA